One window of the Desulfurispira natronophila genome contains the following:
- a CDS encoding M24 family metallopeptidase → MPEQFTPKAELDQRIHRLQQMMAQHAIDGALVIEPTNMFYFAGTMQSGVLYVPAEGEPVLMVRRSIERARLESTLSCIVPFASYRTFLAILDEHGLASPQAPGLEFSIPMEMYGRIEKYVKGPFKDIQGLVARCRAIKSNYEANLIREAGRRQVDNFARIPSLYRGNMTELELGAAIEQQMLLLGHHGMANIQSWGSRLHIGYVSAGENGYYPHMFDGPGGCKGICPAVPELGSQRPIQKNEPVLIDLAFGYQGYHVDMTRIFCRGQLAREALDAQKRCLEIQQWIVELLKPGATPSQIYASMIDKLQKLNWTEHFMGYGDRAVKFLGHGVGLSVDEFPAIAKGFDEPLEAGMVLAVEPKKVLPGVGVVGIENTWLVRAEGDAVKLTAADDDIRELPL, encoded by the coding sequence ATGCCGGAACAATTCACTCCAAAGGCGGAACTGGATCAACGCATTCATCGCCTGCAGCAGATGATGGCACAGCATGCAATCGATGGCGCATTGGTCATTGAACCCACCAATATGTTTTACTTTGCCGGTACTATGCAGTCTGGAGTGCTTTATGTGCCAGCAGAGGGTGAACCTGTGCTTATGGTGCGCCGTTCCATTGAACGAGCCAGACTTGAGTCCACTCTCTCTTGCATTGTCCCTTTTGCTTCCTATCGCACGTTTCTTGCCATTCTTGATGAGCATGGTCTGGCTAGCCCCCAGGCTCCGGGACTTGAGTTTTCTATACCCATGGAGATGTATGGACGCATTGAAAAGTATGTTAAAGGTCCCTTTAAAGATATTCAAGGGCTGGTAGCACGCTGCCGTGCTATTAAAAGCAACTACGAAGCCAACTTGATACGGGAAGCAGGACGCCGACAAGTGGATAACTTCGCCCGTATCCCATCACTCTATCGTGGCAACATGACCGAGCTGGAGCTGGGTGCTGCTATCGAGCAGCAGATGTTGTTGCTGGGCCACCATGGTATGGCCAATATTCAGAGTTGGGGAAGTCGCCTGCATATTGGTTATGTAAGCGCTGGGGAGAACGGATATTACCCCCATATGTTTGATGGTCCTGGTGGTTGCAAGGGTATTTGTCCTGCGGTTCCAGAGCTCGGCAGTCAACGGCCAATCCAGAAAAATGAACCCGTGCTTATTGATCTGGCCTTTGGTTATCAGGGGTATCATGTAGATATGACACGTATTTTTTGTCGGGGGCAGTTAGCCCGTGAGGCTCTGGATGCCCAGAAACGCTGCCTTGAAATTCAGCAATGGATTGTAGAGCTACTTAAACCTGGCGCTACTCCGTCGCAAATATACGCTAGCATGATAGATAAGCTGCAAAAGCTGAACTGGACCGAACATTTTATGGGTTACGGCGATCGGGCGGTGAAATTCCTGGGGCATGGGGTGGGTCTGTCGGTAGATGAGTTTCCCGCTATTGCCAAGGGCTTTGATGAGCCGCTGGAAGCTGGAATGGTGTTAGCCGTGGAGCCGAAAAAGGTGCTGCCAGGTGTTGGTGTGGTAGGAATAGAAAACACCTGGCTGGTGCGTGCAGAGGGAGATGCGGTAAAGCTCACCGCTGCGGATGATGACATACGGGAGTTGCCGCTGTAA
- a CDS encoding mechanosensitive ion channel family protein, with protein sequence MGSEYTSGLWEQAASLTMAYAPKVILAIATLIIGMWLINRLVAVLDAKLGEKDPTLNKFLCSLIGVVLKILLLLSVASMVGVATTSFVALVGAAGLAIGFALQGSLANFAGGVLILVFKPFKVGDTIEAQGYLGAVVEIQILYTVVNTFDNRRIVIPNGSLSNATVVNVSYYDMRRCDMTFGIHYNDDIDKAKAVCRRLVEEDPRTLTEPEPRIGVAGLGDSSVDIMVRAWVPTDELWPYYWDMQEKVKKAFDSEGITIPFPQRDVHLYNQ encoded by the coding sequence ATGGGAAGTGAATACACCAGTGGCCTTTGGGAGCAAGCAGCCTCTTTAACTATGGCATATGCCCCAAAGGTTATCTTGGCTATTGCCACTCTGATTATTGGGATGTGGCTTATCAATCGTCTGGTGGCAGTGCTAGACGCAAAGCTTGGTGAGAAGGACCCCACCCTCAATAAATTTCTCTGTAGCCTGATTGGCGTCGTGCTGAAAATACTATTGCTGCTTTCGGTGGCCTCCATGGTGGGTGTTGCTACGACTTCATTTGTGGCCCTTGTGGGTGCAGCTGGTCTTGCCATCGGATTCGCCTTGCAGGGCAGCTTGGCTAACTTTGCCGGTGGAGTGCTGATTCTGGTTTTCAAGCCTTTCAAAGTTGGTGATACGATAGAGGCTCAGGGTTATCTGGGGGCAGTTGTTGAGATTCAAATTTTGTATACAGTGGTTAATACTTTCGATAACCGGCGTATTGTGATTCCTAACGGCAGCCTTTCCAACGCTACTGTGGTGAATGTGAGCTACTACGATATGCGTCGGTGCGACATGACGTTCGGTATTCACTATAATGATGATATTGACAAGGCCAAAGCTGTGTGTCGCCGGCTGGTGGAGGAAGATCCACGCACCTTGACTGAGCCGGAGCCTCGCATCGGTGTGGCCGGTCTTGGTGACAGTTCTGTGGATATTATGGTACGGGCATGGGTACCTACTGACGAGCTCTGGCCATACTACTGGGATATGCAGGAAAAAGTGAAAAAGGCCTTCGACTCTGAAGGGATCACGATACCTTTTCCTCAGCGGGATGTGCACCTGTACAATCAGTGA
- a CDS encoding 4Fe-4S dicluster domain-containing protein, protein MKRRSFLRLTAAAGALAGLGMGTYAGKSLMVKTAEASQGSSGEAKKRLGMFIDGNGCVGCNMCTIACNKENNVGPTVTRTRVMPIKPDNTYITMACQHCDRPPCVFVCPITATYLRDRDGIVMQVDNKCMGCKYCMTACPYAVRSFNKYRPFDDPSAHNLNPEVPVRPRNVVEKCSFCDHRTDRGETPACVEACPVNVRFFGNIDDPDSEISQVIRNRNAQVLRPSQGTRPKVFFAFPYNLETRFDGRNS, encoded by the coding sequence ATGAAAAGGCGTTCTTTTTTGCGGTTGACCGCAGCAGCCGGCGCCCTTGCCGGTCTGGGAATGGGGACATACGCAGGTAAGTCCCTGATGGTCAAGACTGCTGAAGCCAGCCAGGGTTCATCTGGCGAAGCCAAAAAAAGGCTGGGAATGTTTATTGACGGCAACGGCTGTGTTGGTTGCAACATGTGTACCATTGCCTGTAACAAGGAAAACAATGTAGGTCCAACGGTGACACGAACACGGGTTATGCCCATCAAGCCTGACAACACCTACATTACAATGGCCTGTCAACACTGTGATCGCCCACCCTGCGTCTTTGTCTGCCCTATCACTGCCACCTACCTTCGGGATCGTGATGGCATTGTCATGCAGGTGGACAACAAGTGCATGGGATGCAAATACTGCATGACAGCGTGCCCGTACGCTGTTCGTTCGTTTAATAAGTACCGTCCCTTTGACGACCCATCAGCACACAACCTTAACCCGGAAGTACCTGTTCGACCCCGCAATGTAGTGGAGAAGTGTTCCTTCTGCGACCACAGAACTGACCGTGGCGAAACACCAGCATGTGTCGAAGCCTGTCCGGTTAATGTACGTTTCTTTGGCAATATTGACGATCCCGACAGCGAAATCTCCCAGGTTATCCGCAATCGCAATGCCCAGGTTCTTCGGCCCAGTCAGGGAACGCGAC
- a CDS encoding EAL domain-containing protein, with protein sequence MADQATILIVDDIEDNRLAVKAALRKEGYHFLEASDGQQGIEIARQHRPDLIIIDALMPNVNGFEAVRQLRSDIQTQRTPVLMISALDQKDDKIKAIEAGVDDFVSKPFDRVELRVRCQAFVRNSLLNRQYVLATRNPLTGLANKVALIQDLGEFSHPALFLFAIDNYDEFHEIHTMATVDAIERQFALNLDQLVPQCCPIPWQIYHFGDGEFAILLDDAVQCLDVTKAHEFSSKLADNIQQGSISIDESDFDISITLGFSMTRENILENARLALRYAQKQNQPSVFAEDIIEDVQDAVQKNFNWLRRVKEAIQDDRIIAYFQPIYNNLTSTIERYEALVRLVDIDGTVHSPFHFLPAAKSSRYYFFITQSVIEQSFAVFESNQYEFSVNLTRDDIEQDFIRGFLLKKIMENPETAKRLTFEFVEDESLSNYDVLKKFVKQVKSYGVKIAIDDFGAGYSNFVRLLDLQADVLKIDGSLVRDMDHNHVKRNIVETIKVFADKANMTTVAEFVSNEKIFSIVKDIGIQYSQGYYIAAPEAGLATRPEHENEEE encoded by the coding sequence ATGGCAGACCAGGCAACCATACTGATTGTCGACGATATAGAAGATAACCGCCTGGCGGTCAAAGCAGCCTTGCGTAAAGAAGGTTACCATTTCCTGGAAGCCAGCGACGGTCAGCAGGGAATTGAGATAGCCAGACAGCATCGACCAGATTTAATAATTATTGACGCTCTGATGCCTAACGTCAATGGCTTTGAAGCGGTGCGGCAGTTGCGCAGCGATATCCAGACCCAGCGCACCCCCGTCCTCATGATCTCAGCTCTGGATCAAAAGGACGACAAGATCAAGGCTATCGAAGCCGGAGTTGACGACTTCGTATCCAAACCTTTTGACCGGGTTGAGTTGCGTGTGCGCTGCCAGGCTTTTGTAAGAAACTCTCTGCTGAATCGCCAATACGTATTGGCTACCCGCAATCCCCTCACAGGGCTGGCCAACAAAGTCGCCCTGATACAAGACCTCGGGGAATTTTCACACCCCGCCCTCTTCCTCTTTGCCATCGATAATTACGATGAGTTCCACGAAATACATACCATGGCTACCGTGGATGCTATTGAGCGCCAATTCGCCCTGAACCTGGACCAACTTGTTCCCCAGTGCTGTCCTATCCCCTGGCAAATATATCACTTTGGCGATGGTGAATTTGCCATCCTTCTTGATGACGCTGTCCAGTGCCTCGACGTTACCAAAGCGCACGAGTTCAGCAGTAAACTGGCAGACAACATCCAGCAGGGCTCTATCAGTATTGACGAAAGCGACTTTGACATCTCCATCACCTTGGGCTTCTCCATGACACGGGAAAACATCCTGGAAAATGCCCGCCTGGCATTGCGCTACGCTCAAAAGCAAAATCAACCCAGTGTTTTTGCCGAAGATATTATTGAAGACGTTCAGGACGCAGTGCAAAAGAACTTCAACTGGCTGCGCAGGGTAAAAGAAGCAATCCAGGACGACCGTATCATTGCGTATTTTCAGCCAATATACAATAATCTCACCAGCACCATAGAGCGCTACGAAGCACTGGTGCGGCTGGTAGACATTGACGGCACAGTACACTCCCCCTTTCACTTTCTGCCGGCTGCCAAGTCATCCCGCTACTACTTTTTTATTACTCAAAGCGTAATAGAGCAATCTTTTGCCGTCTTTGAATCCAATCAGTACGAATTTTCTGTCAACCTCACCCGTGACGACATCGAGCAAGACTTTATCCGCGGATTTTTGCTGAAAAAGATCATGGAAAACCCGGAGACGGCAAAACGCCTTACCTTCGAGTTTGTAGAAGATGAATCACTCAGCAACTACGACGTACTGAAAAAGTTTGTAAAGCAAGTGAAGTCCTACGGTGTCAAAATTGCCATTGATGACTTTGGAGCGGGGTACTCGAACTTTGTTCGTCTGCTTGATTTGCAAGCCGATGTACTGAAAATTGATGGAAGTCTGGTGCGGGATATGGACCATAACCACGTCAAACGCAATATTGTCGAAACAATCAAAGTTTTTGCAGACAAGGCCAATATGACCACCGTTGCCGAATTTGTCAGTAACGAGAAAATATTTTCCATCGTTAAGGATATTGGTATCCAATACTCTCAGGGGTACTATATTGCAGCTCCCGAAGCCGGACTCGCAACCAGACCGGAACATGAGAATGAAGAGGAGTGA
- a CDS encoding sensor histidine kinase yields the protein MILQPSQHSLAQRILLPILVLSFMFMILIGGIIFYSISASLERHLRDDMAQVINSRLRLPLDNLIDQAKLASTGFTYNKNVQRFLYSAEDAEIHSPQVKQQLRQLKDLYGFRDAFLQVPWDDSHHYSAHGMQKNTLFSSLQKEPQLSLHLVDQELLILILTPVLDQQDRVLGRLGVSIPFSSLTAQLDSDLLGGSARIYITNKIGEILASTTHGMPETTVSHHNLESQFKLAVQDEKRFFSFNCSGHTHYLFFTPLHSSDWHLAMDVPRTVMMQNYGSVYLSVFLFVIPFLGLLVLSILLILYSQVKKPLHGITSILRQYHPSEPVTFDNLKPYSTEYYEILQAFSLMDERLKQTYLELQHSKTELEDINRNLELRVQEKTRELAHSNTELEQKVHEIQQINMRLEDMNFYLKQAKQEAQEAAQARSEFIANVSHELRTPLNSIINFTDQIIEDFDEMIGDSNLQQEHLHYLQRVFHNGQHLLALINDLLLYSKADALKLEYETAPCNIAPILRSVHHDFSATVDQTQVEIILDCEPNLYTNVDILRFTQIMNNLVSNAVKFTTRGHITIRGFRQNTDVVVEVEDTGRGIPQEKLPIIFDPFQQLNRYDQGTGLGLGLVRKMCDVMKINIELDTQEGEGTTFRLVMAQVEEETKHHQ from the coding sequence ATGATATTGCAACCCTCACAACACTCTCTTGCCCAGCGTATTCTGTTGCCCATTTTGGTGCTCTCGTTCATGTTCATGATATTGATTGGCGGAATCATTTTCTACTCTATTTCTGCCTCTCTGGAGCGCCATCTGCGCGATGACATGGCCCAGGTGATAAACAGCAGGCTGCGCCTACCGCTGGATAATTTAATTGATCAAGCCAAGCTCGCTTCAACCGGCTTTACGTATAATAAAAATGTTCAGCGCTTTCTTTACAGCGCTGAGGATGCTGAAATTCACTCTCCTCAGGTAAAGCAGCAACTTCGCCAGTTAAAAGATCTCTATGGCTTTCGCGACGCATTCCTGCAGGTACCCTGGGACGACAGCCATCACTACTCAGCCCATGGCATGCAGAAAAACACATTATTTTCCTCACTTCAGAAAGAGCCACAACTCTCTCTCCACCTGGTAGATCAAGAGCTACTCATCCTCATACTCACACCAGTCCTGGATCAGCAGGATCGAGTGCTGGGGAGGCTGGGAGTGAGTATTCCGTTCTCATCTCTAACAGCTCAACTGGACTCCGACCTACTGGGTGGTTCTGCGCGTATCTACATAACCAACAAGATAGGTGAAATTCTTGCGTCGACCACACACGGTATGCCTGAGACCACTGTAAGCCACCACAATCTTGAATCACAGTTCAAATTAGCTGTTCAGGATGAAAAACGCTTTTTCAGCTTTAACTGCAGCGGTCATACCCACTACCTTTTTTTCACTCCCCTGCACAGCAGCGACTGGCACCTGGCAATGGATGTCCCCCGTACGGTGATGATGCAAAACTACGGATCCGTCTACCTGAGTGTTTTCCTCTTTGTTATTCCTTTTTTGGGGCTACTGGTATTGAGCATACTACTCATTCTCTACTCTCAGGTGAAAAAACCACTCCATGGTATTACCTCCATCTTGCGCCAGTACCACCCGTCAGAGCCAGTCACCTTTGATAACCTGAAGCCGTACAGCACCGAGTACTATGAAATCCTACAGGCGTTTTCTCTGATGGATGAACGCCTGAAACAAACCTACCTGGAGTTGCAGCACTCCAAAACCGAGCTGGAGGACATCAACCGTAATCTTGAGCTACGAGTGCAGGAAAAAACTCGTGAACTGGCACACTCCAACACTGAGCTGGAGCAAAAGGTACATGAGATACAGCAAATTAATATGCGGCTGGAAGACATGAACTTTTACCTAAAGCAGGCCAAACAGGAAGCCCAGGAGGCAGCCCAGGCCCGCTCAGAGTTTATAGCCAATGTCTCCCATGAATTACGCACCCCCCTTAATTCAATAATTAATTTTACCGACCAAATTATCGAAGATTTTGATGAAATGATTGGCGACAGCAATCTGCAGCAAGAGCACCTGCACTACCTGCAGCGAGTGTTCCACAATGGCCAACACCTCCTGGCACTGATCAACGACCTGCTACTTTACTCAAAAGCTGATGCCCTCAAGCTTGAGTACGAAACCGCCCCGTGTAACATTGCCCCTATCCTGCGCAGCGTTCATCACGACTTCTCTGCAACTGTAGATCAAACACAGGTGGAGATAATTTTGGATTGCGAGCCCAACCTATACACCAATGTAGACATATTGCGATTTACCCAGATCATGAACAACCTGGTTTCCAATGCAGTCAAGTTTACGACCCGTGGACACATTACTATAAGGGGTTTCAGACAAAATACCGATGTGGTCGTGGAAGTAGAGGATACAGGGCGAGGTATTCCACAAGAAAAACTTCCCATTATTTTTGATCCCTTTCAGCAGCTGAACCGTTACGATCAAGGCACTGGGCTGGGGCTTGGATTAGTCAGAAAAATGTGCGATGTTATGAAAATTAATATTGAACTAGACACACAAGAGGGTGAAGGTACCACTTTCCGCCTTGTGATGGCACAAGTTGAAGAAGAGACAAAGCACCACCAGTAA
- a CDS encoding 4Fe-4S dicluster domain-containing protein, which yields MIDPHQIYDVVNRISTTLRINTSRCLRQRFYRNNCYDCARVCPEKVITLEPGLDIDHQGCSECMLCVATCPTEALEPKFTEFHLIMEKLAHLQKPVLGCSMFPEQSVNARTYCLGGLSHEHLLALSYLVPTQVQLNLTACRDCKLATSGMQVEQRLWDLERHIDTNLSRHLRAVTKESELEFVAEAIGRRNIVGFLRRKATVETARMFHQLNTGGEYQTSYGVKQLPYKRHLLNEVWKNTESVQSSLSCLLYYHLRIADNCTLCSACSAICPSGALELAESDLDTGKPKRLLFMPFRCTGCCLCVEFCPVRAMSLTTGFNGELFAKHRIFQALE from the coding sequence ATGATTGACCCCCATCAGATTTACGATGTTGTCAACCGGATCAGCACAACCCTTCGTATCAATACCTCCCGCTGTCTACGTCAGCGTTTTTATCGCAACAACTGCTACGATTGCGCCAGAGTATGCCCCGAAAAGGTCATCACTCTGGAGCCCGGACTGGATATTGACCACCAGGGCTGCAGCGAATGTATGCTTTGCGTCGCTACTTGCCCAACCGAAGCGTTAGAGCCAAAGTTCACAGAGTTTCATTTGATTATGGAGAAGCTGGCGCATTTGCAAAAACCCGTACTGGGCTGCTCGATGTTTCCTGAGCAGTCGGTGAATGCGCGCACTTACTGCCTTGGCGGGCTTTCCCACGAGCACTTGCTGGCTCTGAGCTATCTGGTGCCAACCCAGGTGCAGCTCAATCTTACGGCATGCCGGGACTGCAAACTAGCCACTTCAGGTATGCAGGTAGAGCAGCGTTTGTGGGATCTTGAGCGGCATATTGATACCAATTTGTCTCGACACTTGCGTGCAGTAACCAAAGAATCGGAGCTTGAGTTTGTAGCCGAAGCTATAGGGCGCCGCAATATTGTTGGTTTTTTGCGCCGCAAAGCAACGGTAGAGACGGCACGAATGTTTCACCAGCTCAACACCGGTGGTGAGTATCAGACCTCCTACGGCGTCAAGCAACTGCCATATAAGCGTCACCTGCTCAATGAGGTGTGGAAAAACACCGAGAGCGTACAAAGTTCACTGAGTTGCCTGCTCTACTACCACCTGCGCATCGCCGATAACTGTACGCTTTGCTCAGCTTGCAGTGCCATTTGCCCATCGGGTGCCCTGGAGCTGGCCGAATCCGACCTGGATACGGGCAAACCGAAACGGCTGCTGTTTATGCCTTTTCGCTGCACCGGCTGTTGTCTTTGTGTTGAGTTTTGTCCCGTGCGAGCTATGAGCCTCACTACTGGATTCAACGGGGAGCTTTTTGCCAAACACCGTATTTTTCAGGCGTTGGAGTAA